In a single window of the Oryctolagus cuniculus chromosome 9, mOryCun1.1, whole genome shotgun sequence genome:
- the LOC100357065 gene encoding ADP-ribosylation factor 1 produces the protein MGNIFANLFKGLFGKKEMRILMVGLDAAGKTRILHKLKLGEMVPTIPTIGFNVETVEYKNISFTVWDVGGQDKIRPLWRHYFQNTQGLIFVVDSNDRERVNEAREELMRMLAEDELRDAVLLVFANKQDLPNAMNAAEITDKLGLHSLRHRNWYIQATCATNGDGLYEGLDWLSNQLRNQK, from the coding sequence ATGGGGAATATCTTTGCAAACCTCTTCAAAGGCCTTTTTGGCAAAAAGGAAATGCGCATTCTGATGGTGGGCCTGGATGCTGCAGGGAAGACGAGGATTCTGCACAAGCTGAAGCTCGGTGAGATGGTGCCCACCATCCCCACCATAGGTTTCAACGTGGAGACTGTTGAATACAAGAACATCAGCTTCACCGTGTGGGACGTGGGTGGCCAGGACAAGATTCGGCCACTGTGGCGCCACTACTTCCAGAACACCCAAGGCTTGATCTTTGTGGTGGATAGCAATGACAGAGAGCGAGTGAATGAGGCCCGGGAGGAGCTCATGAGGATGCTGGCTGAGGATGAGCTGCGAGACGCAGTCCTCCTGGTGTTTGCCAACAAGCAGGACCTCCCAAATGCAATGAACGCAGCTGAAATCACAGACAAGTTGGGGCTGCACTCCCTACGCCACAGGAACTGGTACATTCAGGCCACCTGTGCCACCAACGGGGACGGGCTCTATGAAGGACTGGACTGGCTGTCCAATCAGCTCCGGAACCAGAAGTGA